The Amycolatopsis japonica nucleotide sequence AGCGGGCCCGGGAGTGTCTCCCGGGCCCGCTTCGGTTCATTCAGTGGCGCTAGCCGACTGGCAGGTTCACATGGTGTGGAACTTCTTGCCGGTCAGGGTGCCGATGAAGCGCTGGAACATGCTCAGCGGCGACGAGTCGACGCCCGCCAGAGCCGGGACCTGCGCGGTCGGCATCGCCGGGGTGCTGTTCACCGCGGGCAGGGTGCCCGTGGTGGGCAGCTGCACCGGCAGCGCGCCCGCGGTCGGCAGGGCGCCGGCCGTGGGGAGCTGCACCGGCAGGTTGCCGGCGGTGGGCAGGGTGCCCGCGGTCGGGAGCTGCACCGGCAGGTTGCCCGCGGCGGGCAGCCCGTTGCTCAGCGCCGGGAGGGTCGGCAGCTGCGCGACCTTGGGGGCGTCCGCACGAGCGGCGTCACCGGGCAGACCCGGGGTCTTCGGCAGGGCCGGGACACCGGGCAGGGCCGGGGTGCCGGGCAGCTCGGGCAGGTCCGACTTCGGCAGCTGCGTCGGGATGGCACCCAGCTGCTTCAGCGCGGTCAGGCCGGCCACCTGCACCGGGAGGGTCGCCACCTGGGGACCGTCGGCGCGGGCGCCACCGATCTCCGGGGTGGTCGGCAGGGCGCCGGCACCGTTCAGCGACGGCACCGAACCGAACGGCAGCGCGGGCAGCGCGTCGATCGGCATCTCCGAACCGACCGAGTCGGTGAAGGCGCGGGTGTACTCCTCCTCGTTGATCACGGTGGAGTCGGTCGAGTTCTCGTCCGCGATCGCCAGGATCGGGATTTCGAGCTCGTTCAGCGGGATCACGAAGACCAGCGGGTGGTGGAAGTTGAAGCCCGAGAGGGCCTCTCCGCTGCCGTCGGTGATGCTGTCGCCACCGGCCTGGCCGGTGATCATGCTGTCGGCTTCCGTCTCCGCGACGCCACCGGCGGCGGCGATCGCGTCGCCGAACACCTCGGGGTCGACCGCGGCCGGGATGTCGAGGATGTTGCCCGAGAGCGATCCGTCGAGACCGGAGGTCTCCACGTCCCCGCCCGAAAGGGCGTCGACGGTGTTGGCGCCGTTGGCGTCGGCCAGACCGGCGGCCGCGACCGCGTCGTGGGTGACCGGCACGATCGGCAGCGCCTGCGCGCCGATGATGTTGCCCGAAACCGCGCCCGCGTCACCGTTGGTGGTGGCGTCGCCGCCCGCCTCCGAAAGGACGTCGCTGACGCTCTCGCCCTCGGCGATGCCCGCACCGGCGATGCCGTGCCCGGTCACCGGGACAGCGCCACCGATCGGCGTCTGGACGATGTTGCCCGCCAGGGCGCCTTCTTCACCGTTCGCGGTGGCGTCGCCGCCCGCGTTCGAGTCGGTGAGGTTCGTGCCCTTGCCCGACGCGATCCCGCCGAGCACCGCGGCGAAGTTGTGCGCCTGGACCGGCAGGGAGACCGGGCCGTAGACCAGGTTGCCCGAGCCCGCGCCACCGTCACCGGTCGCGTGGACGTCGCCACCCGCGTTGGAGGTGGTGTCGCCGTCGGCGCCGCCGTGGCCCTGGCCGATGAACGCGCCACCGATCCCGAACGCCTGCACCGGCAGCGAAACCGGCACGGTGCCCAGGTTGGAGCTGAGGAAGCCGTTGTCGTCGGCGGTGTTCCCGCCGCCGCCACCGGAGACGACCTTGGTCTCTTCGGCCGAGGCGGTGCTCTGACCGATGAACGAGCCACCGACGCCGAAGACCTCGGCCGGAACGGCGGCCGGGACCTGGACGATGTTGCCCGAGCCGGACGAGTCGTTGCCCGTGGTGCCGTCGTACGCACCCGCGGTCACGGTCTTCGTCTCGGACGCCTCGGCGGTCGCCTGTCCGATGTGCGAGCCGGCGACGCCGAACACCTCGGGGGCCAGCGCGGCCTGGGTGTTGACGACGTTGCCCGCCAGGGTGGAGTCGTCACCCGTGGTGTGGGTGCCGTTGCCGGCGTTCGCGTCGACGGTGTTCTCGCACGAAGCGACGTTGGCGCTGCCGATGTAGGTGCCCGCGATGCAGGTCACCTCGACGGGAGCGGCCACGGCCGGGTCGACGATGTTGCCGCCACCGGCGGAGCCTTCGCCCTCGCTGCTGACGAACCCACCGGCGTCGACGGTGCTGGACTGGCTGGTCCCGCCTTCCGTGCCGGTGTTCGCGAGGCCGATCCAGCTGGCGGCCACGCCGCCGACGTTCGCGACGTCCGCGGTCTGCGGCACGATCGCGTTACCCGCGACGGCCGAGTCCTCGCCGGAGGTCTGCACGTAGCTGGGGACGTTGCTCCAGCCGGGCGTGGTGTCACCGGCGGTGGCGTCCGCCGACGAGCTGCTGTTGGAGTTCGCGAGCGAACCCCACGCGGCGGCCGCGTTGTCGTTCACCTTCACCGGGAGGGCGATCGGCACCGCGCCGACGTTGCCGCCGAGGGCGGAGTCGTCACCGTCGGTCTCGACCCAGCCGCCGGAGGTGGCTTCGGTCTCGGCCTCGTAGCCGGAGCTGTTGGCGTTGCCGATGATCCAGGAGGCGGCGTTGCCGGTGACCTGGACCGGGGTGGCGAACTGGCCGGCCAGCACGTTGCCGGACAGGGCGGAGCCCTCGCCGTCGGTGGTGATGTTGCCGGTCTCGGTGGTGCTCTGGCTGGCGGAGCCGCCGACCACGCGGCCGGTGCCGCCGGCGAGCCCGCCGCCGTTGCCGGCGATCTGCACGGGCAGCGCCCAGTCGAGGGACACGACGTTCCCGGCGAGGCTGGAGTCCTCACCGGTGGTCTCGATGTCCTGGTTGTGCGCCCAGGTCTGGTCGTGCGTGCCACCCTCGACCTCGGCGTCGCCGATCACGCCGATGGCGTTGTCGACGATCTGGATCGGGACGACGACGTCACCGACGACCTTGTTGCCCTTGAGGATGTCGTCCGTGGTGGTGAACCCACCGCCGGTCGGGCCGCCGGTGATCTGGCGGGCCGAGTCCTTCGCGGCCAGCGGCGCCGGGACCGCGGCGTTCTTGCCGGAAAGGCTGGGGAGCCCTCCACCGATACCGTCGGTGCTGCCGCCGGGCGACGAAGCCGAGTCCAGCGCGTCCGAGACGGGCTTGGTGACGGCCTTCGTGCTGATCTCGCCCTTGTAGCCGGGGAGGTCGGCCTGGCCGAGAGGCGTGCCGACGGCGTTGTTGTCGATCTCGACCGGAACGGTGACGTTCGCGTCGAGCGGGGAGGCCGGGGTGTCGGGGTTGACCTGTTCGTCAGCCGAAGCGATGCCGGTACCCAGCATCAACAGCCCACCCGTGACCAACGCGGTCTGGAGTCCGCGCTTTGCCCAGGATTGCATGGGGTTGTTCTCCTTCATTTCGGGTTCCCTTTCGGGTCTGAGGAGGTGCCTTCGAAGCGGCACCAGAGGGGGGTGGAACTGGCTGCGGGCGCACAAAAGCGCACCGCCGTTTCGCGGGGATCAGGAGCGGACGCGAAGCCAAGCCCGGAATCGGGAGGCGTGAGGCGCGTCGGCTACCCCGCGGAGGGAGGTGTTCAGTCGGGAGTGACGCCGGGCTGCGAGCCCGGTGTGAGCGGCATGTACCGCGTGCCTGCCAGCGCGTAGCCGGTCAGGGAACGCTCGACGGCGGCGGCGACCCAGGCGGGAACGCCGTGGGTCAGGCCGTCGAGGTGACCACCGGGGGCGGAGCCGCCGGGGACAGTCGGGAAGGAAGGCGCGGCGGGAAGCGGCGCCGGGGTGATCGGACGCGGGAAGTCACCACGGTGACCGTCACGCGCCGGAGCGTCCTCGACCTGATCGAAGGCATCGTGCGACTGCGCGAACGCCGGCATCGGGAGGACGGTCTCGGAGGAAGCGGGGAACTGCGTCGTCGCCAGCTGCGCGAAGTCGGTGACCTGCTCGCCGGCGCCGATGGTGTCCAGCGGGGAGCCGGGGTTCACCGGGGATTCGCCGACCGGGAGTTCCGGGACGAGGTCGCCGTGCTTGTTCGGGTCCAGGAGATCCCAGACGTCGCGGCCGAAGTCGGGCGACGGGGCGAAGG carries:
- a CDS encoding beta strand repeat-containing protein, with amino-acid sequence MQSWAKRGLQTALVTGGLLMLGTGIASADEQVNPDTPASPLDANVTVPVEIDNNAVGTPLGQADLPGYKGEISTKAVTKPVSDALDSASSPGGSTDGIGGGLPSLSGKNAAVPAPLAAKDSARQITGGPTGGGFTTTDDILKGNKVVGDVVVPIQIVDNAIGVIGDAEVEGGTHDQTWAHNQDIETTGEDSSLAGNVVSLDWALPVQIAGNGGGLAGGTGRVVGGSASQSTTETGNITTDGEGSALSGNVLAGQFATPVQVTGNAASWIIGNANSSGYEAETEATSGGWVETDGDDSALGGNVGAVPIALPVKVNDNAAAAWGSLANSNSSSSADATAGDTTPGWSNVPSYVQTSGEDSAVAGNAIVPQTADVANVGGVAASWIGLANTGTEGGTSQSSTVDAGGFVSSEGEGSAGGGNIVDPAVAAPVEVTCIAGTYIGSANVASCENTVDANAGNGTHTTGDDSTLAGNVVNTQAALAPEVFGVAGSHIGQATAEASETKTVTAGAYDGTTGNDSSGSGNIVQVPAAVPAEVFGVGGSFIGQSTASAEETKVVSGGGGGNTADDNGFLSSNLGTVPVSLPVQAFGIGGAFIGQGHGGADGDTTSNAGGDVHATGDGGAGSGNLVYGPVSLPVQAHNFAAVLGGIASGKGTNLTDSNAGGDATANGEEGALAGNIVQTPIGGAVPVTGHGIAGAGIAEGESVSDVLSEAGGDATTNGDAGAVSGNIIGAQALPIVPVTHDAVAAAGLADANGANTVDALSGGDVETSGLDGSLSGNILDIPAAVDPEVFGDAIAAAGGVAETEADSMITGQAGGDSITDGSGEALSGFNFHHPLVFVIPLNELEIPILAIADENSTDSTVINEEEYTRAFTDSVGSEMPIDALPALPFGSVPSLNGAGALPTTPEIGGARADGPQVATLPVQVAGLTALKQLGAIPTQLPKSDLPELPGTPALPGVPALPKTPGLPGDAARADAPKVAQLPTLPALSNGLPAAGNLPVQLPTAGTLPTAGNLPVQLPTAGALPTAGALPVQLPTTGTLPAVNSTPAMPTAQVPALAGVDSSPLSMFQRFIGTLTGKKFHTM